One window of the Streptomyces sp. TS71-3 genome contains the following:
- a CDS encoding restriction endonuclease fold toxin-2 domain-containing protein: MGLAPDLRVVAEGMIKAAMGMIDTVMPGARDTAIALFHELDRQRGMAGDDDAGHAFAKVYKSAASTTLDKMGFSAYVMSETGRGLMRNVREFMAHESHIASSILKKQVDLTQGMGDPAQDCTENFIDLGQDLPEVIGDTAWYDQYAPGGRSSRFRGSPEKLRDVAASWRAGGKLMLRFLEDAQAYAHTADHAHSGEAAEAFRRYFAGFVGFGTPPEQAQQDETLVANLVATCHQLAKACDQYADHVQASKEKIQQHEMDPFHMDAPWDSPIFGGNGYDGGLNDAVTSDPWISRLGNVAHALDASQRRVKIPGGSDRPGLPGLPLLPPLPLPVPVPMALASYTTQPPGIMSRGSGFDPTLNRDPLPPDPGTTQILSAAEQAQFRAWANSLPPGGFAGGGGPTDPDNAYQLRVAGYPEREVPLPSSATGASGRGLMADGMRPVDGYAVEAKHVRDPGCRNTFRNLDKVDRTLGTPPKVDAQGRVKFDPHRDGMYVKDAKELARYKAAFADPRNDEIRGFEVITNDPDSAPYWQSMMAMSGVTGTARYVP, from the coding sequence GTGGGGCTGGCGCCGGATCTCAGGGTTGTGGCCGAAGGCATGATCAAGGCGGCCATGGGCATGATCGACACGGTGATGCCAGGGGCCCGGGATACCGCGATTGCGCTCTTCCATGAACTGGACCGGCAACGTGGCATGGCGGGTGATGACGATGCCGGGCATGCTTTCGCGAAGGTGTACAAATCGGCGGCGTCTACAACCCTCGACAAGATGGGTTTCAGCGCCTACGTCATGAGCGAAACAGGCAGGGGGCTGATGCGTAATGTCCGTGAGTTCATGGCACACGAGAGCCACATCGCCTCGTCCATTCTAAAGAAACAGGTGGATCTGACCCAGGGCATGGGCGACCCAGCCCAGGACTGCACGGAGAATTTCATCGACCTCGGCCAAGATCTCCCCGAGGTCATCGGAGACACCGCCTGGTACGACCAGTACGCCCCCGGTGGCAGAAGCAGTCGTTTTCGTGGTTCACCGGAGAAGCTCCGTGATGTCGCCGCATCCTGGCGTGCCGGCGGGAAGCTGATGCTGCGTTTCCTTGAGGACGCCCAGGCCTACGCGCACACCGCCGACCACGCGCACTCCGGCGAGGCCGCCGAAGCGTTCCGCCGCTACTTCGCCGGTTTCGTAGGCTTCGGCACTCCACCCGAGCAGGCGCAGCAGGACGAGACCTTGGTGGCCAACCTGGTGGCGACATGCCACCAGCTCGCGAAAGCCTGCGACCAGTACGCTGACCATGTCCAGGCGTCCAAGGAGAAGATCCAGCAGCATGAGATGGATCCCTTCCACATGGACGCGCCCTGGGACTCGCCCATCTTCGGAGGCAACGGCTACGACGGCGGACTCAACGACGCCGTCACCAGCGATCCGTGGATCAGCCGTCTCGGTAACGTCGCACACGCCCTCGACGCCTCACAACGGCGCGTCAAGATCCCAGGCGGATCGGACCGCCCTGGTCTTCCCGGGCTGCCGCTGCTTCCCCCGCTCCCGCTTCCCGTGCCGGTCCCGATGGCCCTGGCCTCGTACACGACACAGCCGCCCGGGATCATGTCCCGCGGGAGTGGCTTCGATCCAACGCTGAACCGCGATCCCCTGCCGCCGGACCCAGGCACCACACAGATCCTCAGCGCAGCCGAACAGGCACAGTTCCGTGCCTGGGCAAACTCCCTACCCCCGGGTGGATTCGCCGGCGGGGGCGGGCCCACCGACCCCGACAACGCCTACCAGCTCCGCGTGGCCGGATACCCCGAGCGCGAGGTGCCGCTGCCCTCCTCGGCCACCGGAGCCAGCGGGCGGGGCTTGATGGCCGACGGGATGCGTCCCGTGGACGGATACGCCGTCGAAGCCAAACACGTCCGCGATCCCGGCTGCCGGAACACCTTCCGCAACCTCGACAAGGTCGACCGGACGCTGGGGACACCCCCAAAGGTGGACGCGCAGGGGCGGGTGAAGTTCGATCCCCACCGCGACGGCATGTACGTCAAGGACGCAAAAGAACTCGCCCGCTACAAGGCCGCCTTCGCCGATCCCCGCAACGACGAGATTCGGGGCTTCGAGGTCATCACCAACGATCCGGACTCCGCACCGTACTGGCAGAGCATGATGGCCATGAGCGGTGTGACCGGCACCGCACGTTACGTCCCGTAG
- a CDS encoding pilin: MSTRLRHPYRPTVRRLCRWLLRLAFVAALTTVALLVDPPRGWAVADIPTVITNLRKWIIGLLAGLATLFLTFGGLRYLTAGGDPGEVEAAKRALKAAAIGYGLAVLAPVIVSVLQGIVGVGDGGGGQ, from the coding sequence ATGTCCACACGGCTCCGTCATCCGTACCGACCCACGGTGCGACGACTCTGCCGCTGGTTGCTCCGGCTGGCCTTCGTCGCCGCTCTCACGACGGTGGCGCTGCTTGTGGACCCGCCGCGCGGGTGGGCGGTCGCGGACATCCCGACGGTCATCACGAACCTGCGTAAGTGGATCATCGGTCTTCTCGCAGGACTGGCCACCCTGTTCCTCACCTTCGGCGGGCTGCGGTACCTGACGGCCGGCGGTGACCCTGGCGAAGTAGAAGCTGCCAAACGGGCCTTGAAAGCGGCTGCCATCGGCTATGGGCTGGCCGTCCTGGCTCCGGTGATCGTGTCCGTGTTGCAGGGCATCGTCGGGGTCGGCGACGGTGGGGGCGGGCAGTGA
- a CDS encoding extensin, with the protein MNRQIPIREAVALLRTMTRVLCAVGFLALIFTTVNVTRFATSRDVPLPIAILLDPMIGTTLAGVLYMDAHLAAWGITPPAWSTTLRWGAGCTAALMNTWESLWPDRHIGWPDRADPAAVLLHLTPALLLIALTETIAAYRRCLTDLVDRTSWPVPAEQPERRTADPAGSAQERGDQPCPATDHHHSALPQNCLDDELPCARHTPGPGAPMDEGGVTDTDLWSRAVSMNNTARTASGKPVSVWKLRTELRIGPRRARQIHERLLTHTTDPQL; encoded by the coding sequence GTGAACAGACAGATCCCGATCCGCGAGGCAGTCGCACTGCTGCGAACCATGACCCGGGTACTGTGCGCGGTCGGGTTCCTCGCTCTGATCTTCACCACGGTCAACGTCACCCGCTTCGCCACCAGCCGAGACGTACCGCTCCCGATCGCGATCCTCCTCGACCCGATGATCGGCACCACCCTGGCCGGCGTCCTCTACATGGACGCACACCTCGCCGCCTGGGGAATCACCCCGCCAGCCTGGTCGACCACACTGCGCTGGGGCGCCGGATGCACAGCCGCCCTCATGAACACCTGGGAAAGCCTCTGGCCTGATCGGCACATCGGCTGGCCCGATCGAGCCGATCCAGCAGCCGTACTACTGCACCTGACCCCCGCACTGCTCCTGATCGCCCTCACAGAAACGATCGCCGCATACCGTCGATGCCTCACCGACCTGGTGGACCGGACCAGTTGGCCTGTCCCCGCGGAACAACCCGAGCGCCGCACCGCCGATCCGGCCGGATCGGCCCAGGAGCGGGGCGACCAGCCCTGCCCCGCCACCGATCACCACCACAGCGCTCTCCCGCAGAACTGCCTTGACGACGAGCTGCCGTGCGCTCGGCACACACCGGGTCCTGGGGCCCCCATGGACGAGGGCGGGGTGACAGACACCGACTTGTGGTCCCGCGCCGTGTCGATGAACAACACCGCCCGCACCGCCTCTGGAAAGCCGGTGAGCGTCTGGAAGCTACGCACCGAACTACGCATCGGCCCCCGACGCGCTCGCCAGATCCACGAGCGGCTCCTTACCCACACCACCGATCCGCAGCTCTGA
- a CDS encoding helix-turn-helix domain-containing protein — protein sequence MTRGGSNRLLTVQEVADWLRVSEVTVRNKYRTWGIKPQKVGRLLRFRERDILTYLDQHHG from the coding sequence GTGACACGAGGCGGAAGTAACCGGCTGCTGACCGTGCAGGAGGTCGCGGACTGGCTCAGAGTCAGTGAGGTCACCGTCAGGAACAAATACCGCACATGGGGCATCAAGCCTCAGAAGGTCGGGCGCCTCTTGCGGTTCCGCGAACGCGACATCCTCACCTACCTGGACCAGCACCACGGGTGA
- a CDS encoding replication-relaxation family protein: protein MPALPRPSQGPGSRYTARAAATRHRSASPTDISALTRRLTGRDIWLARMLHEHRVLTTHQIARLAYPSPRTAQRRLRTLHLYALVDSFRPLTATGSAPEHYTLGRTGATLLAAHANLDPAALGWRPSATGRIAYSPWLGHDLGVNELLTHLAAHTRTARDTELALWLSERSCARRWGDIIRPDAYAHYREGPVVLPFFLEYDTGSQPLARVEAKLAGYAAFTTADGARPALLIHTRTASRDQAIRRRLANPARDLGLSIATSSADFTTTTPWGPWWSPLSAADSQRTTLTRLATHFTHLRPANAVEPSDADTPLTLPVPPLPPSPEASS, encoded by the coding sequence ATGCCCGCACTTCCCCGTCCATCCCAGGGCCCCGGCTCGCGCTACACCGCCCGGGCCGCCGCCACCCGCCACCGTTCCGCCTCACCCACGGACATCAGCGCCCTCACCCGCCGCCTCACCGGCAGAGATATCTGGCTGGCACGGATGCTCCACGAGCACCGCGTCCTCACCACCCACCAGATCGCCCGGCTCGCCTACCCCTCACCCCGCACAGCCCAGCGCCGCCTGCGCACCCTGCACCTATACGCCCTCGTGGACTCCTTCCGACCCCTCACCGCCACCGGCTCAGCCCCCGAGCACTACACACTCGGCCGCACCGGCGCGACCCTGCTGGCCGCCCACGCCAACCTCGACCCCGCGGCGCTCGGCTGGCGCCCCAGCGCGACGGGCCGCATCGCCTACTCCCCCTGGCTCGGCCACGACCTCGGCGTCAACGAACTCCTCACTCACCTCGCCGCCCACACCCGGACAGCCCGCGACACCGAACTGGCCCTCTGGCTCTCCGAACGCTCCTGCGCCCGCCGCTGGGGCGACATCATCCGACCCGACGCCTACGCCCACTACCGCGAAGGCCCCGTCGTGCTGCCGTTCTTCCTGGAGTACGACACCGGCAGCCAGCCCCTGGCACGTGTCGAGGCGAAACTCGCCGGCTACGCCGCCTTCACCACCGCCGACGGCGCCCGGCCAGCTCTGCTCATCCACACCCGTACCGCCTCCCGCGACCAGGCCATCCGGCGCCGCCTGGCGAATCCCGCACGCGATCTCGGCCTGAGCATCGCCACCTCCTCGGCGGACTTCACCACCACCACGCCCTGGGGCCCCTGGTGGAGCCCCCTCTCAGCAGCGGACAGCCAACGCACCACGCTCACCCGCCTCGCCACCCACTTCACCCACCTCAGGCCAGCCAACGCTGTGGAGCCCTCCGACGCCGACACGCCCCTCACTCTGCCCGTACCCCCGCTCCCGCCCTCACCAGAGGCCAGCTCCTGA
- a CDS encoding VirB4 family type IV secretion system protein, whose amino-acid sequence MTALRFKRRHVVSQPSAVDGAELLEVAGPESVEVHARALAIGAELATTLVVTGYPAEVTPGWLAPLLNFPGHLDIALHIEPVPNPVAAAGLKRQRARLEAGRRTTFDKGHLDEPEVEAAAADAADLAYRIARGEGKLFHLALYLTVHAPDENILAEQAAAVRAIAESLLMTVAPTTYRALPGWLATLPLGIDTLKIRRTFDTAALAACFPFTSPDLPLTTDQDGTASGVLYGLNTVSGAPVVWDRFAQDNYNSITLARSGAGKSYLTKLELLRLLFTGVTASVIDPEDEYVRLADTVGGHVIALGADGVRLNPFDVPTATGSRDDVLTRRVLFLHTFLAVLLGTDPAPGEKAVLDKALLATYARAGITTDPRTWQRTPPTLADLTTVLTSDGSEAAVALAHQLAPFTTGSHAALFNGHSTASASGHLVVFALRQLPEEVKAPAMLLALDVIWRQVTYRTQAGRHLVVVDEAWRLMRDGAGAAFLFRLAKAARKYWTGLAVITQDADDILASPLGRAIVSNAATQILLRQAPQAIETISENFHLCHGERAFLLAATRGEALLLTGDRRHKVALISVAAPGEHEVITTDPGELATARHHADEDADAAGLCVDSTSVDEPFGYDAGLGS is encoded by the coding sequence ATGACCGCGCTCCGCTTCAAACGCCGCCACGTCGTGAGCCAGCCGTCAGCCGTTGATGGCGCTGAACTGCTGGAGGTTGCCGGGCCCGAGTCCGTCGAGGTGCACGCCCGCGCCCTGGCTATCGGCGCGGAGCTGGCCACCACGCTCGTGGTCACCGGCTATCCGGCCGAGGTCACCCCCGGCTGGCTCGCGCCCCTGCTGAACTTCCCCGGCCATCTCGACATCGCCTTGCACATCGAGCCCGTTCCCAACCCGGTCGCCGCGGCCGGATTGAAGAGGCAACGTGCCCGGCTGGAGGCCGGCCGCCGTACCACCTTCGACAAGGGGCACCTGGACGAGCCGGAGGTCGAGGCCGCCGCGGCGGACGCCGCCGACCTCGCCTACCGCATCGCCCGCGGCGAGGGAAAACTCTTCCACCTCGCCCTCTACCTGACCGTGCACGCCCCCGACGAGAACATTCTCGCCGAGCAGGCCGCAGCCGTCCGCGCGATCGCCGAGTCACTGCTGATGACGGTTGCGCCGACGACCTACCGGGCCCTGCCCGGCTGGCTGGCCACCCTCCCTCTGGGCATCGACACCCTCAAGATCCGCCGCACCTTCGACACCGCAGCCCTCGCCGCCTGCTTCCCCTTCACCAGCCCCGACCTCCCCCTCACCACCGATCAGGACGGCACGGCATCGGGAGTCTTGTATGGGCTGAACACGGTCTCCGGCGCCCCCGTCGTGTGGGACCGCTTCGCGCAGGACAACTACAACTCCATCACCCTGGCCCGCTCCGGCGCGGGCAAGTCCTACCTGACCAAACTCGAACTGCTCCGGCTGCTGTTCACCGGCGTCACCGCTTCCGTCATCGACCCCGAGGACGAATACGTCCGCCTGGCCGACACCGTCGGCGGACACGTCATCGCGCTCGGCGCCGACGGCGTACGCCTCAACCCCTTCGACGTCCCGACGGCCACCGGGAGCCGTGACGATGTCCTGACACGGCGTGTGCTCTTCCTGCACACCTTCCTCGCCGTCCTCCTGGGCACCGATCCGGCCCCAGGCGAGAAGGCTGTGCTGGACAAGGCGCTCCTGGCCACGTATGCGCGCGCCGGGATCACCACGGACCCGCGTACCTGGCAGCGGACCCCGCCCACCCTCGCCGACCTCACCACCGTCCTCACAAGCGACGGCAGCGAGGCGGCCGTCGCTCTCGCCCACCAGCTGGCCCCCTTCACCACCGGTTCGCACGCGGCCCTGTTCAACGGTCACAGCACCGCCTCCGCCTCCGGGCACCTCGTCGTGTTCGCCCTGCGTCAGCTACCCGAGGAGGTCAAGGCACCGGCCATGCTGCTGGCGCTGGATGTGATCTGGCGCCAGGTCACCTACCGCACACAGGCTGGCCGACATCTGGTCGTGGTGGACGAGGCGTGGCGGTTGATGCGCGACGGCGCCGGTGCCGCCTTCCTCTTCCGCCTGGCCAAAGCCGCCCGCAAATACTGGACCGGCCTCGCGGTGATCACCCAGGACGCCGACGACATCCTCGCCTCCCCACTCGGACGGGCCATCGTCTCCAACGCCGCCACCCAGATCCTGCTCCGCCAAGCCCCCCAGGCCATCGAAACGATCAGCGAGAACTTCCACCTCTGCCACGGCGAGCGCGCCTTCCTCCTTGCCGCGACCCGGGGCGAGGCCCTGCTCCTGACGGGCGACCGCCGCCACAAGGTGGCCCTCATCAGCGTCGCCGCACCCGGCGAGCACGAAGTCATCACCACCGACCCGGGCGAACTCGCCACCGCCCGCCACCACGCCGACGAGGATGCCGACGCCGCTGGGCTCTGCGTGGACAGCACCTCCGTCGACGAGCCCTTCGGCTACGACGCGGGGCTCGGATCATGA
- a CDS encoding type IV secretory system conjugative DNA transfer family protein, translating into MTALGHDISEPDGPLVDFFTDPGGLWAAIGKQAIVWLADQAPVLIPGVAVAVTGGWVLWSRVRVWRERRLLQGARCVEILAPPAVAPKGGEVLWAQLTGLLRPWWRRITTGQPHLAFEYTFTHTGLAIRLWLPGTVPLGLVRRAVEAAWPGAHTRPTHPAPLIPPGRVVSAGRLRSARPDILPLRTDHPTDPLRALLQAATGMSEDESACVQILARPATGSALRRARRQARMLKSGQPTTRALALTLLLLHRAQPSTTGKQDPDHSTAIRQSATKLAGPQWQCTLTYAATCSTSTERARGAEDVARGRAHALASAFGLYAERNYLARTRLRRPEPHLSARHFPRSRPALLSVPELAALAHLPVDPDAPGLQRAGARSVLPPPPIPEPAPGNAVKPLGRAEAGSRRPVGLHVADARHHLHVMGATGSGKSTLIANLALDDVRQRRGVIVIDPKGDLVTDLLRRLPDTCADRLVLIDPDDPHTPPCLNVLDGTDIDVVVDNITGIFRRIFTAFWGPRTDDLMRAACLTLLKHRQRTHQLVTLADVPRLLGESSYRLRIVPALKDPVLRGFWDWYESMSEPSRAAVVGPVMNKLRAFLLRDFARRTIAAGPSTFDLSHILNGGILLARLPKGALGEETARLLGSFIVAGTWQAAAARARTPERSRIDATLSIDEAHNFLTLPYPLEDMLAEARGYRLSMLLAHQHLAQLPRDLREGISANARNKIFFNTSPEDAAALERHTLPTLSAHDLAHLGPYQAAAHLLANGADTTAFTLTTQPLPAPVPGRAKDLRAAAGGRAGPRPAIRP; encoded by the coding sequence ATGACAGCCCTGGGGCACGACATCTCCGAGCCGGACGGACCGCTGGTCGACTTCTTCACCGACCCGGGTGGCTTGTGGGCCGCGATCGGCAAGCAGGCCATCGTGTGGCTCGCCGACCAGGCACCCGTCCTCATCCCCGGCGTGGCCGTCGCGGTGACCGGCGGTTGGGTGCTGTGGAGCCGTGTGCGTGTGTGGCGTGAGCGGCGTCTGCTCCAGGGTGCGCGCTGCGTGGAGATCCTCGCACCACCCGCCGTCGCCCCCAAGGGCGGCGAGGTCCTGTGGGCCCAGCTCACCGGACTGCTGCGCCCCTGGTGGCGCCGGATCACCACCGGCCAACCCCACCTCGCCTTCGAGTACACCTTCACCCACACCGGACTGGCAATCCGCCTGTGGCTGCCGGGCACTGTGCCGCTGGGTCTCGTGCGCCGCGCCGTGGAAGCCGCCTGGCCGGGCGCCCATACCCGGCCCACCCACCCGGCCCCGCTCATCCCACCCGGACGCGTCGTGAGCGCCGGACGTCTGCGCTCGGCCCGCCCCGACATCCTGCCGCTGCGCACCGACCACCCCACCGACCCGCTCCGCGCGCTGCTCCAGGCCGCCACCGGCATGAGCGAGGACGAGTCCGCATGCGTGCAGATCCTGGCCCGCCCCGCCACCGGCAGCGCCCTGCGCCGAGCCCGCCGCCAGGCCCGCATGCTCAAATCCGGACAGCCCACCACCCGAGCGCTGGCCCTGACCCTGCTCCTCCTGCACCGCGCCCAGCCCTCCACCACCGGCAAACAGGACCCCGACCACAGCACCGCTATCCGGCAGTCCGCCACCAAACTGGCGGGCCCACAGTGGCAGTGCACCCTCACCTACGCCGCCACCTGCTCCACCAGCACAGAACGCGCCCGCGGTGCCGAGGACGTGGCACGCGGCCGTGCCCATGCACTCGCCTCCGCCTTCGGCCTGTACGCCGAACGCAACTACCTCGCCCGCACCCGCCTGCGCCGCCCCGAGCCACACCTGAGCGCCCGCCACTTCCCGCGCTCCCGCCCCGCCCTGCTCTCGGTACCCGAGCTCGCCGCCCTCGCCCACCTACCCGTCGATCCGGACGCACCCGGCCTCCAGCGCGCCGGCGCCCGATCCGTCCTGCCGCCCCCGCCCATCCCCGAACCGGCACCCGGCAACGCCGTCAAACCGCTGGGCCGCGCCGAGGCCGGATCCCGCCGCCCAGTCGGCCTGCACGTGGCCGACGCCCGCCACCACCTGCACGTCATGGGCGCCACCGGCTCCGGCAAGTCCACCCTCATCGCCAACCTCGCCCTGGACGACGTCCGGCAGCGACGCGGCGTCATCGTCATCGACCCCAAAGGCGACCTCGTCACCGACCTCCTTCGGCGCCTCCCGGACACCTGCGCGGACCGGCTCGTTCTCATCGACCCGGACGACCCGCACACTCCGCCCTGCCTCAACGTCCTGGATGGCACCGACATCGACGTCGTCGTCGACAACATCACCGGCATCTTCCGCCGCATCTTCACCGCCTTCTGGGGCCCACGCACCGACGACCTCATGCGCGCCGCCTGCCTGACCCTCCTCAAACACCGCCAGCGCACCCACCAACTCGTCACCCTCGCCGACGTCCCCCGCCTCCTCGGCGAAAGCTCCTACCGCCTGCGCATCGTCCCCGCCCTCAAGGACCCAGTCCTGCGCGGCTTCTGGGACTGGTACGAGTCCATGTCCGAGCCCTCCCGCGCGGCCGTCGTCGGCCCGGTGATGAACAAGCTGCGGGCCTTCCTGCTACGCGACTTCGCTCGCCGCACCATCGCTGCAGGCCCTTCCACGTTCGACCTCAGTCACATCCTCAACGGCGGCATCCTCCTGGCACGCCTACCCAAAGGCGCCCTCGGCGAGGAGACGGCCCGCCTGCTGGGCTCGTTCATCGTCGCCGGCACCTGGCAAGCCGCCGCAGCCCGCGCCCGCACACCTGAACGCTCCCGCATCGACGCGACGCTCAGCATCGACGAGGCGCACAACTTCCTCACCCTCCCCTACCCACTGGAGGACATGCTCGCCGAGGCCCGCGGCTACCGCCTGTCCATGCTGCTGGCCCACCAGCACCTCGCACAGCTCCCCCGCGACCTACGCGAGGGCATCTCCGCCAACGCCCGCAACAAGATCTTCTTCAACACCTCACCCGAGGACGCCGCCGCCCTGGAACGGCACACCCTGCCCACCCTGAGCGCGCACGATCTGGCACACCTCGGGCCCTACCAGGCCGCCGCCCACCTGCTGGCCAACGGAGCGGACACCACCGCCTTCACCCTCACCACCCAGCCCCTGCCAGCACCCGTGCCCGGCCGGGCCAAGGACCTGCGCGCGGCTGCCGGCGGCCGTGCCGGCCCACGCCCAGCCATCCGCCCCTGA
- a CDS encoding bifunctional lytic transglycosylase/C40 family peptidase: protein MLGKTVAGIGSAILVLPLLAVLSIAALLNGPPFDGATAPASRCALPDIPAYMCTLYQRAASECPGLSWTILAAIGKVETDHARHPTMISSAGALGPMQFLPSTFKAYAYPVPPGGKKPPTPWDPVDAVHAAARLLCANGAEHGLDLRRAIWHYNHSDAYVNQVLQIATRYAVATPAPTRSATSTVAYARAQIGAPYAWGGNGPREAGFDCSGLTQAAYHAARIAIPRTAQAQYDHGPRLAQGAPLAPGDLLFFGISPRSIAHVALYTGHGQAIDAPHPGAGVRQGPAHTNSPSFQGATRPSEAGKTR, encoded by the coding sequence ATGTTGGGCAAAACGGTCGCCGGCATCGGCAGCGCCATCCTGGTCCTTCCGCTACTGGCCGTCCTGTCCATCGCCGCGCTGCTGAACGGACCGCCCTTCGACGGCGCGACGGCTCCCGCGAGCAGGTGCGCGCTGCCAGACATCCCTGCTTACATGTGCACCCTCTACCAGCGAGCCGCCTCCGAATGCCCCGGCCTGTCCTGGACGATCCTTGCCGCGATCGGCAAAGTCGAGACCGACCACGCACGCCACCCCACCATGATCTCCTCGGCGGGCGCCCTGGGCCCGATGCAGTTCCTCCCGTCCACCTTCAAGGCCTACGCCTATCCCGTACCGCCCGGCGGGAAGAAGCCGCCCACCCCTTGGGACCCGGTCGACGCCGTCCACGCCGCAGCCCGTCTCCTCTGCGCCAACGGCGCCGAACACGGCCTCGACCTACGGCGCGCCATCTGGCACTACAACCACAGCGACGCCTACGTGAACCAGGTCCTGCAGATCGCCACCCGGTACGCAGTGGCCACACCCGCTCCAACCAGGAGCGCCACCAGCACAGTCGCCTACGCTCGCGCCCAGATCGGCGCCCCCTACGCCTGGGGCGGCAACGGCCCACGCGAGGCCGGCTTCGACTGCTCCGGCCTCACCCAAGCCGCCTACCACGCCGCCCGCATCGCCATCCCCCGCACCGCCCAAGCCCAGTACGACCACGGCCCCCGCCTCGCCCAGGGAGCACCTCTAGCGCCAGGGGACCTGCTGTTCTTCGGCATCAGCCCCCGCTCCATCGCCCACGTCGCCCTCTACACCGGTCACGGCCAGGCCATCGACGCCCCCCACCCGGGAGCGGGCGTCCGCCAGGGCCCCGCCCATACGAACTCGCCGTCCTTCCAAGGCGCAACCAGGCCCTCTGAAGCAGGGAAGACCAGGTGA
- a CDS encoding PrgI family protein encodes MNKADDAADPPYATRIPADISRPDRVLGPFTARQTVLLAGAVLVLYGGWWATRSFMAPLAYAALVIPIAGAVAAVTLGRREGISLDRFLLAALAHIRTRGRRVHAPEGVPPLPAVVPRRWAESAGTRPIAMRMPYHGITPGGVLELGAAGKAALATCSTINFELRSMAEQQSLTAGFARWLNSLTGPTQLLVRCHRIDLAPLADALQQDAAALPLPALERAALAHADFLADLATTGNLLGRQIVLVAREEAPVSGAHRHAGEEGVLQRVAEAARALTAAEVTVTPLDVEHSAELVRAACNPDTPVPPVSAPTGR; translated from the coding sequence GTGAACAAAGCTGACGACGCAGCCGACCCTCCCTACGCCACCCGCATCCCGGCGGACATCTCCCGCCCCGACCGCGTCCTGGGCCCCTTCACGGCCCGGCAAACAGTGCTCCTCGCCGGCGCCGTGCTTGTGCTCTATGGCGGCTGGTGGGCCACACGTTCCTTCATGGCGCCGCTTGCCTACGCCGCCCTGGTGATCCCGATCGCCGGGGCGGTGGCCGCGGTCACGCTCGGCCGCCGGGAGGGCATCAGCCTCGACCGCTTCCTGCTCGCCGCCCTCGCCCACATCCGCACCCGCGGGCGCCGGGTCCACGCTCCCGAAGGCGTACCGCCACTACCCGCCGTCGTGCCCCGCCGCTGGGCCGAGTCCGCAGGTACTCGTCCGATCGCCATGCGCATGCCCTACCACGGCATCACCCCGGGCGGAGTGCTCGAACTCGGCGCTGCGGGAAAGGCGGCCCTCGCGACGTGTTCCACGATCAACTTCGAGCTCCGCTCGATGGCCGAGCAGCAGAGCCTGACCGCGGGGTTCGCCCGGTGGCTCAACTCCCTGACGGGCCCGACCCAGCTGCTGGTGCGCTGCCACCGCATCGACCTGGCACCGCTCGCCGATGCCCTCCAGCAGGATGCCGCCGCACTGCCGCTCCCCGCGCTGGAGCGGGCGGCTCTGGCGCACGCTGACTTCCTCGCCGATCTGGCCACCACCGGCAACCTCCTCGGCCGGCAGATCGTCCTCGTCGCACGCGAAGAGGCCCCCGTGTCAGGCGCGCATCGGCACGCGGGAGAAGAGGGAGTGCTCCAGCGCGTGGCTGAGGCCGCCCGAGCGCTCACCGCCGCGGAGGTCACTGTCACTCCGCTGGATGTCGAGCACAGCGCCGAGCTGGTCCGCGCGGCCTGCAACCCCGACACTCCCGTCCCGCCCGTCTCGGCGCCCACCGGAAGGTGA